A part of Geothrix oryzae genomic DNA contains:
- a CDS encoding helix-turn-helix transcriptional regulator has product MKNLHDNQRKILEHLLGHHEGASLDELAAHLALTRTAVQQHVLRLLDFGYLTYADTKGAVGRPRRRYLISDEGIDTFPKKYSWLANAILAQLASDLGPGGARAFMKNLAGAVAASLESPVSPADPPAQRLRKVTALMNDLGYRAVLKPGEAPGEAAIEAVNCVYHSVAKVHPELCQFDVSLIEQASGMSVHLETCIAKGGAVCRFCVSKAGRR; this is encoded by the coding sequence GTGAAGAACCTGCACGACAACCAGCGCAAGATCCTGGAGCACCTGCTCGGCCACCACGAGGGCGCCTCGCTCGATGAGCTGGCGGCGCACCTGGCCCTCACGCGGACCGCGGTGCAGCAACATGTCCTGAGGCTGCTGGATTTCGGCTACCTGACCTACGCGGACACGAAAGGGGCCGTGGGCCGGCCGCGCCGGCGCTACCTGATCTCGGACGAAGGGATCGACACCTTCCCCAAGAAGTACTCCTGGCTGGCCAACGCCATCCTGGCCCAGCTGGCCTCGGACCTGGGGCCGGGCGGCGCGAGAGCCTTCATGAAGAACCTGGCGGGGGCCGTGGCGGCCTCGCTGGAAAGTCCGGTGAGCCCCGCCGATCCGCCCGCGCAGCGGCTGAGGAAGGTCACCGCGCTCATGAACGACCTGGGCTACCGGGCCGTCCTGAAGCCGGGAGAGGCGCCCGGGGAGGCCGCCATCGAGGCCGTCAACTGCGTCTACCACTCCGTGGCCAAAGTGCACCCGGAGCTCTGCCAGTTCGATGTGAGTCTGATCGAGCAGGCCTCCGGTATGAGCGTCCACCTGGAGACCTGCATCGCCAAGGGGGGCGCCGTGTGCCGGTTCTGCGTCTCGAAGGCTGGCCGACGCTGA
- a CDS encoding DUF2891 domain-containing protein, whose translation MLGVTAAVSMSAQEADFALTDAAADRFAALALKCARQEYPNKLDHVMNGAGEVKSPKALHPAFYGCFDWHSSVHGHWMLVRLLRTHPDMAKAAEIRAVLEENLAPGPLAAEVAYFDQPGRRSFERTYGWAWLLKLAAELKTWDAPEARRWSAALQPLADRVAGAFLDFLPKQTYPIRTGVHPNSAFSLDLALDYARAAKDARLEAAVLDRAQSWFGQDRRGPLAWEPGGEDFLSPCLEEAALMAKVLPRGRFGVWLEGFLPGLPGTLAPARVSDRTDPKIVHLDGLNLSRARALYDLARTFGAKNPRRAALLRSADRHARASLPHLASGSYEGEHWLATFAVRMLEAR comes from the coding sequence ATGCTGGGGGTGACGGCAGCGGTGTCGATGTCCGCGCAGGAGGCGGATTTCGCGTTGACGGATGCGGCCGCGGACCGTTTCGCGGCCCTGGCGCTGAAATGCGCACGGCAGGAATACCCGAACAAGCTGGATCATGTGATGAACGGCGCCGGGGAGGTGAAATCCCCGAAGGCGCTGCACCCGGCGTTCTACGGTTGCTTCGACTGGCACTCCTCAGTCCATGGCCACTGGATGCTGGTGCGGCTGCTGCGGACGCATCCGGACATGGCGAAGGCCGCCGAGATCCGCGCGGTGCTCGAAGAGAACCTCGCCCCGGGGCCCTTGGCCGCGGAGGTGGCCTATTTCGACCAGCCCGGCCGACGGAGTTTCGAGCGGACCTACGGCTGGGCCTGGCTGCTCAAGCTGGCGGCGGAGCTGAAGACCTGGGACGCGCCCGAGGCCCGGCGCTGGTCGGCGGCCCTGCAGCCGCTGGCGGATCGCGTGGCGGGGGCCTTCCTGGACTTCCTGCCGAAGCAGACCTATCCCATCCGCACGGGCGTCCATCCCAACTCGGCCTTCAGCCTGGATCTGGCCCTGGACTACGCGCGCGCGGCGAAGGACGCCCGGCTGGAGGCCGCGGTCCTCGATCGGGCGCAGAGCTGGTTTGGCCAGGACCGCCGGGGGCCCCTGGCCTGGGAGCCGGGGGGCGAGGACTTTCTGTCGCCCTGCCTGGAGGAGGCCGCCCTCATGGCGAAAGTCCTGCCCCGGGGCCGCTTCGGCGTGTGGCTCGAGGGCTTCCTGCCGGGGTTGCCCGGAACCCTCGCCCCGGCCCGGGTCTCGGATCGCACCGATCCCAAGATCGTTCACCTGGACGGCCTGAACCTGAGCCGCGCGCGGGCGCTGTATGACCTCGCCCGGACCTTCGGGGCGAAGAACCCCCGGCGGGCGGCCCTGCTGCGCTCCGCCGATCGGCACGCCCGGGCTTCGCTGCCCCATCTGGCCTCCGGCAGCTACGAGGGCGAGCACTGGCTCGCGACCTTCGCCGTGCGGATGCTCGAGGCGCGCTGA
- a CDS encoding HutD/Ves family protein, which translates to MDWIHLKPADGRLMPWKNGGGRTLEILVDPPGATVDMGFGWRLSSAEVAVSGPFSAFPGLERTLLLLEGAGFVLDLGSRGQAVVRDPLIPFVFSGDWPVSASLVDGPCTDFNVMADPRRCRARVEAFRLEAPRPLDLGAATVAIFVARGTVSVPSLGLHLGQRHTLRVDAGVGALALAPGLGGAGLVVVRVDPKG; encoded by the coding sequence ATGGATTGGATCCACCTGAAGCCCGCGGATGGCCGCCTCATGCCCTGGAAGAACGGCGGAGGCCGGACCCTGGAGATCCTCGTGGACCCTCCCGGCGCCACGGTGGATATGGGATTCGGCTGGCGCCTCAGCTCGGCGGAGGTGGCCGTTTCCGGTCCCTTTTCGGCCTTCCCGGGCCTCGAGCGGACCCTGCTGCTCCTGGAGGGAGCCGGATTCGTCCTGGACCTGGGGTCCCGGGGGCAGGCTGTGGTGCGGGATCCCCTGATCCCCTTCGTGTTCTCCGGCGATTGGCCCGTGTCCGCGAGCCTGGTGGACGGCCCCTGCACCGACTTCAATGTGATGGCGGACCCCCGCCGGTGCCGAGCGCGCGTCGAGGCCTTCCGCCTGGAGGCCCCCCGCCCCCTGGATCTGGGAGCGGCCACGGTGGCGATCTTCGTCGCCCGGGGCACGGTGTCGGTACCGTCGCTGGGCCTGCACCTGGGCCAGAGGCACACGCTGCGGGTCGATGCCGGCGTCGGGGCCCTGGCCCTGGCTCCGGGGCTGGGCGGGGCGGGCCTGGTGGTGGTCCGGGTGGATCCGAAGGGGTGA
- a CDS encoding c-type cytochrome: MKLPLRYALTLPVAALLIAAGCYSNHRAGAIPGEPPLDPALVAQGKAIFRDDTFGDEAFWTDALGMHQVIASAVDPTTALSVGLKVDAEALPPAVVQGIQSGAISLTDPATTVALLKLNAVVGVKGTVESVNGKDTLTRVGITCALCHSTVDDSFAPGIGRRLDGWANRDLNPGAIIALSPAVPSGAKAVYASWGKGRYDPRFNLDGQNGPQVIPPAYGLLGVHSVTATGDGSDLAYWNRYVAVTQMGGQGSFSEPRTGVSVTHGTTDLVSAKLPALQAYQLSLTAPRPPAGSFDAAAAVRGKAVFDGPGKCATCHSGPALTDANIRLHPPSEVVSEPEPAGVPSYASRSATRQYRTAPLAGLWQHAPYFHNGTAPSLDAVVETYDARKGLGLTSAQKADLVQYLKSL, translated from the coding sequence ATGAAACTGCCTCTGAGATACGCCCTGACCCTCCCGGTCGCGGCCCTGCTCATCGCCGCCGGCTGCTATTCCAACCATCGCGCTGGAGCCATTCCGGGCGAACCGCCCCTGGATCCGGCCCTGGTCGCCCAGGGCAAGGCCATCTTCCGCGATGACACCTTCGGGGACGAGGCCTTCTGGACCGACGCCCTGGGCATGCACCAGGTGATCGCCTCGGCTGTGGATCCCACCACCGCCCTGTCCGTGGGCCTGAAGGTGGATGCCGAGGCGCTGCCCCCGGCGGTGGTCCAGGGGATCCAGAGCGGGGCCATCAGCCTGACGGATCCCGCCACGACGGTGGCCCTGCTGAAGCTCAACGCCGTCGTGGGCGTGAAGGGCACGGTGGAGAGCGTCAACGGGAAGGACACCCTGACCCGGGTCGGCATCACCTGCGCGCTGTGCCACTCGACCGTGGACGATTCCTTCGCGCCGGGCATCGGCAGGCGCCTGGACGGCTGGGCCAACCGCGACCTCAATCCGGGCGCCATCATCGCCCTCTCCCCCGCAGTGCCCTCGGGCGCCAAGGCCGTCTACGCCTCCTGGGGCAAGGGGAGGTACGATCCCCGCTTCAACCTCGACGGGCAGAACGGGCCCCAGGTGATCCCGCCCGCCTACGGACTCCTGGGCGTGCACAGCGTCACCGCCACCGGCGACGGCAGCGACCTCGCCTACTGGAACCGGTATGTGGCCGTGACCCAGATGGGCGGCCAGGGAAGCTTCTCCGAGCCCCGCACCGGCGTGAGCGTGACGCACGGCACCACCGACCTGGTGTCCGCCAAGCTGCCAGCCCTCCAGGCCTACCAGCTGAGCCTCACCGCGCCGCGGCCGCCGGCCGGAAGCTTCGATGCCGCCGCGGCGGTCCGGGGCAAGGCGGTCTTCGATGGCCCGGGGAAATGCGCCACCTGCCACTCGGGCCCGGCGTTGACCGACGCCAATATCCGGCTGCACCCACCCAGCGAAGTGGTCAGCGAACCCGAACCGGCGGGCGTGCCCAGCTACGCCTCGCGGAGCGCCACCAGGCAGTACCGGACCGCCCCCCTGGCCGGGCTGTGGCAGCACGCGCCCTACTTCCACAACGGCACCGCCCCCTCGCTGGACGCGGTCGTCGAGACCTACGACGCCCGGAAGGGCCTCGGGCTGACGAGCGCCCAGAAGGCCGACCTCGTCCAGTACCTGAAGAGCCTGTGA
- a CDS encoding sulfite exporter TauE/SafE family protein, whose translation MHIGHAFTVMAAAFLAGAINSIAGGGTLVSFPALLGIGLTGQQANVTSTIALWPGSIGGFWGHREDLAGTKEFALRLMPVSLLGGALGAWLMLVTPQKVFDQLVPWLILAATVLLAANDPVNKLLKKIGGHDRTAGWWIGAMVFQFIVGIYGGYFGAGIGILMLAALSLLGLTDIHQMNGLKNLLALCINGVAIFAFLGMEYLRHPGNVQWGIVGLMAVAAGLGGLFGSHMAHRVGRTTVRFGVISIGFVLTAWYFYKTYAA comes from the coding sequence ATGCACATCGGACACGCGTTCACGGTCATGGCGGCGGCCTTCCTCGCCGGAGCCATCAATTCCATCGCAGGGGGCGGCACGCTCGTGTCGTTCCCCGCGCTGCTGGGCATCGGCCTCACGGGCCAGCAGGCGAATGTCACCAGCACCATCGCCCTGTGGCCCGGCTCCATCGGCGGGTTCTGGGGCCACCGCGAGGACCTGGCGGGGACGAAGGAATTCGCCCTGCGGCTGATGCCGGTCTCGCTCCTCGGCGGCGCGCTCGGGGCCTGGCTCATGCTGGTGACGCCTCAGAAGGTCTTCGATCAGCTGGTGCCCTGGCTGATCCTGGCGGCCACGGTGCTGCTGGCGGCCAATGATCCGGTCAACAAGCTGCTGAAGAAGATCGGAGGCCACGACCGGACGGCCGGATGGTGGATCGGGGCAATGGTCTTCCAGTTCATCGTCGGCATCTACGGCGGCTACTTCGGTGCCGGCATCGGCATCCTGATGCTTGCGGCCCTGAGCCTGCTGGGGCTCACGGACATCCACCAGATGAACGGCCTGAAGAACCTGCTGGCCCTCTGCATCAACGGCGTGGCGATCTTCGCGTTCCTGGGGATGGAATACCTGCGCCATCCGGGCAATGTCCAGTGGGGCATCGTGGGCCTCATGGCCGTCGCCGCGGGCCTGGGCGGGCTCTTCGGCTCCCACATGGCCCACCGCGTGGGTCGCACCACCGTGCGCTTCGGCGTCATCAGCATCGGGTTCGTCCTGACGGCCTGGTATTTCTACAAGACCTACGCCGCCTGA
- a CDS encoding ABC transporter substrate-binding protein — protein sequence MNRGILSLLLASGLALQGQAPLKIGVINCATGTQAPIGEYMSNGYKLALEDLLKKGIKVELVIEDDTGKPQVSMSAMEKLVTRDRVAAVVGPYSSACANAVSKLAEKYKVPLLVPVASKEDITRQNQKFVFRLSATTEDYASILISMAQKLGQPKTMAILNENTDFGTSGAKSAKAYAAQVGIQVVAEEAYASGSPDYRSTLAKVKGLKPDLVFMVSYVADGILLMRQAREVGLQPQAFLGAGAGFASSEFAREQAISSHVFSSTQWTTDVSWPGAKDFGKRYKAKFGKDEVPYHAANAYASMMVMVETAAKAGGDREKTRAALREGTWNGIMGPVRFVDYNGYTNQNRHQMLVEQIQNGKHETVWPPEYGTKKPVYPFRWK from the coding sequence ATGAACCGAGGGATTCTTTCCCTGCTGCTGGCATCCGGTCTCGCCCTGCAGGGCCAGGCGCCGTTGAAGATCGGCGTCATCAACTGCGCGACCGGCACCCAGGCCCCCATCGGCGAGTACATGAGCAACGGCTACAAGCTGGCCCTGGAGGATCTGCTGAAGAAGGGCATCAAGGTGGAACTGGTGATCGAGGACGACACGGGCAAGCCCCAGGTGTCCATGTCCGCCATGGAGAAGCTCGTCACCCGCGATCGCGTGGCGGCCGTGGTGGGCCCCTACAGCTCCGCCTGCGCCAACGCGGTCTCAAAGCTGGCCGAGAAGTACAAGGTGCCGCTCCTGGTGCCCGTGGCCTCGAAGGAGGACATCACGCGCCAGAACCAGAAGTTCGTCTTCCGCCTCAGCGCCACCACCGAGGACTACGCCTCCATCCTCATTTCCATGGCCCAGAAGCTGGGCCAGCCGAAGACCATGGCGATCCTCAACGAGAACACGGATTTCGGCACCTCCGGCGCCAAGTCGGCCAAGGCCTATGCCGCCCAGGTGGGCATCCAGGTGGTGGCCGAGGAGGCCTACGCGTCAGGCTCGCCGGACTACCGCTCCACCCTGGCCAAGGTCAAGGGCCTCAAGCCCGACCTGGTCTTCATGGTCTCCTATGTGGCCGACGGCATCCTGCTCATGCGGCAGGCGCGGGAGGTGGGCCTCCAGCCCCAGGCCTTCCTGGGCGCAGGCGCGGGCTTCGCCTCCTCCGAGTTCGCCCGCGAGCAGGCCATCTCCAGCCATGTGTTCTCGAGCACCCAGTGGACGACGGATGTGAGCTGGCCCGGGGCCAAGGATTTCGGCAAGCGGTACAAGGCCAAGTTCGGCAAGGACGAAGTCCCCTATCACGCCGCCAATGCCTACGCCTCGATGATGGTGATGGTCGAGACCGCCGCGAAGGCGGGAGGTGATCGCGAGAAGACCCGCGCGGCGCTGCGCGAGGGCACCTGGAACGGCATCATGGGCCCGGTGCGGTTCGTGGACTACAACGGCTACACGAACCAGAACCGGCACCAGATGCTGGTGGAGCAGATCCAGAACGGAAAGCACGAAACCGTGTGGCCGCCGGAGTACGGTACGAAGAAACCGGTGTATCCCTTCCGGTGGAAGTAG
- a CDS encoding diguanylate cyclase, with protein MFGTRLVDAGDYWSQALITPGVPAFPILSAGIAAIALLGWWRAAARSRALGHLAADLSLEIDRLREDLSRMEETASFDRLTGAWNRRRFDEAAASEMGLARRRRAPLSLIMLDLDHFKRINDAFGHPVGDTVLAGAAAAFRPVLRTSDALIRWGGEEFLVLAPATTLEGAISLAERLRTALEATPFPNAAPMTLSAGVAEYLDGESPEAWVARADQALYRAKAEGRNRVMASRNGGPSGNQRGPNLLELVWEEAYGSGHRLIDEQHILLFDLSNALLSALLEGQPPAVVESHLDTLLHHAEKHFRDEEALLRKAAYPDLPEHHAEHARLLASAHRLQAELKAGRIDFGRLVTYLATDLVKGHLLTEDRHYFTHLNASLGQESRA; from the coding sequence ATGTTCGGTACCCGGCTGGTCGATGCTGGGGACTACTGGAGTCAAGCCTTGATCACGCCGGGGGTTCCCGCCTTCCCGATCCTCTCCGCGGGGATCGCCGCCATCGCCCTCCTGGGCTGGTGGCGCGCGGCCGCCCGGAGCCGGGCCCTGGGCCACCTGGCCGCGGACCTGTCCCTCGAGATCGACCGGCTCCGCGAGGACCTCAGCCGCATGGAGGAGACCGCCAGCTTCGATCGGCTCACCGGCGCCTGGAACCGGCGCCGGTTCGACGAGGCCGCCGCCTCGGAAATGGGCCTGGCCCGCCGCCGGCGCGCCCCGCTCTCGCTCATCATGCTCGACCTCGACCACTTCAAGCGGATCAACGATGCCTTCGGCCATCCGGTGGGCGACACGGTGCTGGCCGGCGCCGCGGCCGCCTTCAGGCCCGTGCTCCGCACTTCGGATGCCCTGATCCGCTGGGGTGGAGAGGAATTCCTGGTCCTGGCCCCCGCCACCACCCTCGAGGGGGCCATCAGCCTCGCCGAGCGCCTGCGGACCGCCCTGGAAGCCACGCCCTTCCCCAACGCCGCCCCCATGACCCTCAGCGCCGGCGTGGCGGAATACCTGGATGGCGAGTCCCCGGAGGCCTGGGTGGCCCGTGCCGATCAGGCGCTCTACCGGGCCAAGGCCGAGGGACGCAACCGGGTCATGGCCAGCCGGAATGGGGGCCCTTCCGGCAACCAGCGGGGCCCGAACCTGCTCGAACTGGTCTGGGAAGAGGCCTACGGCAGCGGCCACCGCCTCATCGACGAGCAGCACATCCTGCTGTTCGACCTCTCGAACGCCCTCCTCTCCGCCCTGCTGGAGGGCCAGCCCCCGGCCGTGGTGGAGTCACACCTCGACACCCTGCTCCACCACGCCGAGAAGCACTTCCGCGACGAGGAGGCTCTCCTCCGGAAAGCCGCCTATCCCGATCTTCCGGAGCACCACGCCGAGCACGCCCGGCTCCTCGCCTCCGCCCACCGCCTGCAGGCGGAGCTGAAGGCGGGCCGGATCGATTTCGGCCGTCTGGTCACCTACCTCGCCACGGATCTCGTGAAGGGCCACCTCCTCACGGAGGACCGCCACTACTTCACCCACTTGAACGCGAGCCTGGGGCAGGAGTCCCGGGCCTGA
- a CDS encoding hemerythrin domain-containing protein, translating to MSEFSQRPPADDPRDRSLTAGLAADHRAIDGLFIEAQTAMEDGLPDGAHRALDRIWMRLAVHIRAEHKVVFPALAQGQPDLQTALQALREDHDFFMATLATAVQGLRGPSPDLTSARAAMEAVQLRLTAHNALEEDRIYPEADRLPGAERTWIIREVARELAFLPRRHEP from the coding sequence TTGAGCGAATTCTCCCAGCGGCCCCCGGCCGACGATCCCCGAGACCGTTCCCTGACCGCCGGGCTGGCGGCCGACCACCGCGCGATCGACGGCCTCTTCATCGAGGCGCAGACGGCCATGGAGGACGGGCTGCCGGACGGGGCCCACCGGGCGCTGGACCGGATCTGGATGCGCCTGGCCGTTCACATCCGCGCCGAGCACAAGGTGGTCTTTCCGGCATTGGCGCAGGGTCAGCCCGATCTCCAGACGGCGCTTCAGGCCCTTCGCGAGGACCACGACTTCTTCATGGCCACCCTGGCGACCGCCGTGCAGGGCCTGCGCGGCCCGTCACCCGACCTGACTTCAGCCCGGGCGGCGATGGAGGCGGTGCAGCTGCGCCTGACCGCGCACAACGCCCTCGAGGAGGACCGGATCTACCCGGAGGCGGACCGGCTGCCCGGGGCGGAACGAACGTGGATCATCCGGGAAGTGGCCCGGGAACTGGCCTTCCTCCCGCGGCGCCACGAACCCTGA
- the scpB gene encoding SMC-Scp complex subunit ScpB — MNDSEIFHQDPLWDEGGDLPGALEALFTAAGEVLDLARLRELTGLGDGALQQGIEKLQERLQGASGLRLLEVGGGWRMATSPVYKEMVSRLVTTTRSGKLTPAQIEALAIIAYRQPVTITELNAIRGVTSSANQVKSLMERQLITPAGRKPVVGRPMTYATTQAFLLHFGLKGLHDLPQLADFGEGRLEAEALAALEPPLPEDGLFGEGMLADDSPDESAEP; from the coding sequence GTGAACGATTCCGAGATCTTCCACCAGGATCCGCTCTGGGATGAGGGCGGCGACCTTCCAGGGGCCCTGGAAGCCCTGTTCACCGCCGCCGGCGAAGTGCTCGACCTGGCGCGGCTCCGCGAGCTGACGGGCCTGGGCGACGGGGCCCTCCAGCAGGGCATCGAGAAGCTGCAGGAGCGCCTGCAGGGCGCTTCCGGACTGCGCCTGTTGGAAGTGGGCGGGGGCTGGCGCATGGCCACCAGCCCCGTCTACAAGGAGATGGTCTCGCGCCTGGTGACCACCACCCGCAGCGGCAAGCTCACACCGGCCCAGATCGAGGCGCTGGCCATCATCGCCTACCGCCAGCCCGTCACCATCACTGAGCTGAACGCCATCCGGGGCGTCACCAGCAGCGCCAACCAGGTGAAGAGCCTCATGGAGCGCCAGCTCATCACGCCCGCCGGACGCAAGCCCGTGGTGGGCCGCCCCATGACCTACGCCACCACCCAGGCCTTCCTGCTGCACTTCGGCCTGAAGGGCCTGCACGACCTGCCCCAGCTGGCGGATTTCGGCGAGGGCCGCCTCGAGGCCGAAGCCCTGGCCGCCCTGGAGCCGCCCCTTCCCGAAGACGGCCTCTTCGGCGAGGGCATGCTGGCAGACGATTCTCCCGACGAAAGCGCCGAACCATGA
- a CDS encoding aminoacyl-histidine dipeptidase, with the protein MDALLESLEPKAIWSYFLELSKIPRGSKQEQAAAKWVLDQAKAMGLDAQQDAIGNVIVRKPATPGREKAPITVLQAHVDMVCEKNEGTQHDFLKDPIRVVRDGDVLRASGTTLGADNGIGVAAAMAVMAAKDIAHGPLEFLITIDEETGLTGAGNLQPGLLKGKYFLNLDSEEEGDLTIGCAGGMDTVATKTMKLVAPAPGSKAYRVKVLGLKGGHSGMEIHQGRGNALRILGQILFRVVPAFDLQVASFTGGNKRNAIPREASATVFLNPAKEPALKAALATLQKEIQDELGAFDPTLALDLSPASEAPAQAFAADDADAVTDFLFGMVHGVVAMSPDIPGLVQSSTNLAMIATQGNQVEVCLSHRSSVESAKYAVADRVQAICRLAGFTTKRGDGYPGWKPEPNASLVKVVNGVHAKVFGKAMGIKAIHAGLECGLIGEKYPAMEMVSFGPDMWDVHTPDEHVSIPSVGNFWKLLVAVLEAV; encoded by the coding sequence GTGGACGCGCTGCTCGAATCCCTCGAACCGAAAGCCATCTGGTCCTACTTCCTGGAGCTGTCGAAGATCCCGCGCGGATCCAAGCAGGAGCAGGCGGCGGCCAAGTGGGTGCTGGACCAGGCGAAGGCCATGGGGCTGGACGCGCAGCAGGATGCCATCGGCAATGTCATCGTCCGCAAGCCCGCGACCCCGGGCCGCGAGAAGGCGCCCATCACCGTGCTCCAGGCCCATGTGGACATGGTCTGCGAGAAGAACGAGGGCACCCAGCACGACTTCCTGAAGGATCCCATCCGGGTGGTGCGCGACGGTGATGTGCTGCGCGCCAGCGGCACCACGCTGGGCGCCGACAACGGCATCGGCGTGGCCGCGGCCATGGCCGTGATGGCCGCCAAGGACATCGCCCACGGGCCGCTGGAGTTCCTCATCACCATCGACGAGGAGACGGGCCTCACGGGCGCGGGCAACCTCCAGCCCGGACTTCTCAAGGGCAAGTACTTCCTCAACCTCGACAGCGAGGAGGAGGGCGACCTCACCATCGGCTGCGCGGGAGGCATGGACACCGTCGCCACGAAGACCATGAAGCTCGTGGCCCCCGCCCCTGGCTCGAAGGCCTACCGCGTGAAGGTGCTGGGCCTCAAGGGCGGCCACTCCGGCATGGAGATCCACCAGGGCCGCGGCAATGCGCTGCGCATCCTGGGCCAGATCCTCTTCCGGGTGGTGCCCGCCTTCGATCTCCAGGTGGCCTCCTTCACTGGCGGCAACAAGCGCAACGCCATTCCCCGCGAAGCCTCGGCCACGGTGTTCCTGAACCCCGCCAAGGAACCCGCCCTGAAGGCCGCGCTGGCGACGCTCCAGAAGGAGATCCAGGACGAACTGGGCGCCTTCGACCCGACCCTGGCCCTGGACCTGAGCCCCGCCTCGGAGGCCCCGGCCCAGGCCTTCGCCGCCGATGACGCCGATGCGGTGACCGACTTCCTGTTCGGCATGGTGCACGGCGTGGTGGCCATGAGCCCCGACATCCCCGGGCTGGTGCAGTCCTCCACCAACCTCGCCATGATCGCCACCCAGGGCAACCAGGTGGAGGTCTGCCTCAGCCACCGCTCCTCCGTCGAAAGCGCCAAGTACGCCGTGGCCGATCGCGTCCAGGCCATCTGCCGCCTGGCGGGCTTCACCACGAAGCGCGGCGACGGCTACCCCGGCTGGAAGCCCGAGCCCAACGCCTCGCTGGTGAAGGTCGTGAACGGCGTCCATGCGAAAGTCTTCGGCAAGGCCATGGGCATCAAGGCCATCCACGCCGGCCTGGAATGCGGCCTCATCGGCGAGAAATACCCCGCCATGGAGATGGTCTCCTTCGGCCCCGACATGTGGGATGTGCACACCCCCGACGAGCATGTGAGCATCCCCTCCGTCGGCAACTTCTGGAAGCTGCTGGTGGCGGTTCTCGAGGCCGTGTAG
- the asd gene encoding archaetidylserine decarboxylase (Phosphatidylserine decarboxylase is synthesized as a single chain precursor. Generation of the pyruvoyl active site from a Ser is coupled to cleavage of a Gly-Ser bond between the larger (beta) and smaller (alpha chains). It is an integral membrane protein.) has protein sequence MHLSWPPPARVALVLALVWALYVLIWTPGPLPLRLLGLYPKKLGSRVVGWAAAKRLPAAWREPLLGRFARHYGIDLTEAELPLADYPSLQALFTRRLRPGLRPQDGPLPGYLNSPVDARIIASGRIEAGTAIQAKGLPYRVAELLKHERGAERFDGGHYLTLYLSPKDYHRIHVPLEGRVSAVSHVEGELWPVNDASTGHVPRLYERNRRATWIALGTGPCEGLEVAAVLVGATHVGGVLIDGRWLGGRDLPKDGGFPVSLLPCAPGEDLGTFEFGSTVVLLVGGPRAKDWAPLRAEGAVRMGQRLGAYR, from the coding sequence ATGCATCTGTCTTGGCCCCCACCGGCGCGCGTCGCGCTCGTCCTCGCCCTGGTCTGGGCGCTCTATGTGCTGATCTGGACGCCCGGCCCCCTGCCCCTGAGGCTGCTGGGCCTCTATCCCAAGAAGCTGGGCTCCCGCGTGGTGGGCTGGGCGGCTGCCAAGCGCCTGCCGGCGGCCTGGCGCGAGCCCTTGCTGGGCCGCTTCGCCCGGCACTACGGCATCGATCTCACCGAGGCCGAGTTGCCCCTGGCCGACTACCCCAGCCTCCAGGCCCTGTTCACCCGCCGGCTCAGGCCGGGCCTCCGCCCCCAGGATGGGCCCCTCCCGGGCTACCTCAACAGCCCTGTGGATGCCCGCATCATCGCCAGCGGCCGCATCGAGGCCGGCACCGCCATCCAGGCCAAGGGCCTGCCCTACCGCGTGGCGGAACTGCTCAAGCACGAGCGGGGCGCCGAGCGCTTCGACGGCGGCCACTACCTCACCCTGTATCTCTCGCCGAAGGACTACCACCGCATCCATGTGCCGCTGGAGGGCCGCGTCAGCGCCGTCAGCCATGTGGAAGGCGAGCTGTGGCCCGTGAACGACGCCAGCACGGGCCATGTCCCCCGCCTCTACGAGCGCAACCGCCGCGCGACCTGGATCGCCCTGGGAACCGGTCCCTGCGAGGGCCTGGAGGTGGCTGCGGTGCTCGTGGGCGCCACGCATGTGGGCGGAGTCTTGATCGACGGGCGCTGGCTCGGGGGTCGCGACCTGCCCAAGGATGGGGGGTTCCCCGTGAGCCTGCTGCCCTGCGCCCCCGGCGAGGACCTCGGCACCTTCGAATTCGGCTCCACGGTGGTGCTGCTCGTGGGCGGCCCGAGAGCCAAGGACTGGGCACCGCTGCGCGCCGAAGGCGCCGTCCGCATGGGCCAACGGCTGGGAGCCTACCGGTGA